One Methylobacterium sp. 77 DNA window includes the following coding sequences:
- a CDS encoding response regulator, translating to MDARAIDASGRHAGHDTLAPGLALDQIGEALASFYDDLIAEGIPENLAALVRQVHTPEPVSEPDPVVPMPVRKSGRLALVVEDEATTQRLAVSLLDETELEAIGCDSAEEALAVMRDRGGDVALVFADIQLSGVMDGLQLARAVAMLWPTAHMIVTSGRRSPRPDLLPERVVFIPKPWSPKDVLVEAERATHEPPPAVP from the coding sequence ATGGATGCGCGGGCAATCGATGCATCCGGCAGGCATGCCGGCCACGATACGCTCGCCCCCGGTCTCGCCCTGGACCAGATCGGCGAAGCGCTCGCCTCCTTCTACGACGACCTGATCGCCGAGGGCATTCCGGAGAACCTCGCCGCCCTCGTCCGCCAGGTCCACACGCCGGAGCCCGTGAGCGAGCCCGATCCCGTCGTACCGATGCCCGTCCGAAAATCCGGCCGTCTCGCCCTCGTGGTCGAGGACGAAGCGACGACGCAGCGACTGGCGGTCTCGCTGCTGGATGAGACCGAGCTCGAGGCCATCGGCTGCGATTCGGCGGAAGAGGCCCTCGCGGTGATGCGGGACCGGGGCGGCGACGTCGCCCTCGTCTTCGCCGATATCCAGCTTTCCGGGGTCATGGACGGCCTGCAGTTGGCGCGCGCCGTCGCCATGCTGTGGCCGACGGCGCACATGATCGTCACCTCCGGCCGTCGCTCACCGCGACCGGACCTCCTGCCGGAGCGGGTCGTCTTCATCCCCAAGCCCTGGAGCCCCAAGGACGTGCTGGTGGAAGCCGAGCGCGCCACCCACGAACCCCCGCCCGCCGTCCCCTGA
- a CDS encoding chloride channel protein: MVRGSELGLVMLAACVGAVAGIAVSVMSLTTQALREILYHLPHGARLSASTDVAPLLILFGPAVGGLVLGLIAFGLARWRGRPQRPIVDPIEANALHGGRLSVRGSFAVSAQNVISNGSGASVGLEAGYTQICAGIASRLGLAFELRRSDLRTLVGCGSAAAIAAAFGAPLTGAFYAFELIIGTYSIATLTPVVVAALCGSLVAKALVTQNPLVTANGLDALTTGPITGIDTLPSLALGLACAGLGILIMRGVTLVEQGVRASHLPSFLAPAFGGLCVGALALEVSPQILSGGHGALHLHLDAEMPAMGIGALALLFLAKASASAISIGSGFRGGLFFASLFLGALAGKLFAALMAEAIPGLSGLHGLSGLQGLTVFGLTPLAYAVIGMSALAVAVIGGPLTMTFLALELTGSFPITGLVLVAVIASSITVRKTFGYSFATWRFHLRGESIRSAHDIGWIRSLSVGALMRREVETMRVDMPLCDFLAAHPLGSPSRVVLVDGEGRYAGIVLVPEAHALATANGEAALAEAMRYADVFLTTEMNAKQAASAFDGAESEALAVVDHPVSRRVVGLLTESHTLKRYSEELDRQRRSIMGEAA, translated from the coding sequence ATGGTGCGCGGCAGCGAGCTCGGCCTCGTGATGCTGGCTGCCTGTGTCGGCGCCGTTGCCGGAATCGCGGTCTCCGTCATGAGCCTCACGACGCAGGCTCTGCGCGAAATCCTCTACCACCTGCCGCACGGGGCTCGCCTCAGCGCATCGACGGATGTGGCGCCGCTCCTCATCCTGTTCGGCCCGGCCGTGGGTGGGCTCGTCCTCGGCCTGATCGCCTTCGGACTCGCCCGCTGGCGCGGCAGGCCGCAGCGGCCCATCGTCGACCCGATCGAGGCCAACGCCCTGCATGGCGGACGGCTCTCGGTGAGGGGGTCGTTCGCCGTCTCGGCCCAGAATGTGATCTCCAACGGAAGCGGCGCCTCGGTCGGTCTCGAGGCCGGCTATACCCAGATCTGCGCCGGCATCGCCTCACGGCTCGGCCTCGCTTTCGAACTGCGCCGGTCGGATCTGCGTACCCTGGTGGGCTGCGGATCGGCGGCCGCCATCGCCGCCGCCTTCGGTGCGCCGCTCACCGGGGCATTCTACGCCTTCGAGCTGATCATCGGCACCTATTCCATCGCGACCCTGACGCCGGTGGTGGTGGCCGCCCTATGCGGGAGCCTCGTCGCCAAGGCGCTGGTGACGCAAAATCCCCTCGTCACCGCCAACGGGCTCGACGCCCTGACGACCGGGCCGATCACGGGCATCGACACATTGCCGAGCCTCGCCCTCGGCCTCGCCTGCGCCGGGCTCGGCATCCTGATCATGCGCGGCGTCACGCTGGTGGAGCAGGGGGTGCGGGCGAGCCATCTGCCGTCCTTTCTCGCTCCGGCCTTCGGTGGCCTCTGCGTCGGCGCCCTGGCGCTGGAAGTCTCGCCGCAGATTCTCTCCGGCGGACACGGCGCCCTCCACCTCCATCTCGATGCGGAGATGCCCGCCATGGGGATCGGAGCCCTGGCGCTGCTCTTCCTGGCCAAGGCCTCGGCTTCGGCGATCTCCATCGGATCGGGCTTTCGCGGTGGGTTGTTCTTCGCCTCCCTGTTCCTCGGCGCACTGGCGGGGAAGCTCTTCGCCGCGCTGATGGCGGAAGCGATCCCCGGCCTTTCCGGGCTCCACGGACTTTCGGGTCTGCAAGGCCTGACCGTCTTCGGCCTGACGCCGCTCGCCTATGCCGTGATCGGCATGAGCGCGCTCGCGGTGGCGGTGATCGGCGGCCCGCTGACGATGACCTTCCTCGCTCTCGAACTCACCGGCAGCTTTCCCATCACCGGCCTCGTCCTCGTGGCGGTGATCGCCTCGTCGATCACCGTGCGGAAGACGTTCGGCTATTCCTTCGCCACTTGGCGCTTTCATCTGCGCGGCGAGAGCATTCGTAGCGCGCACGATATCGGCTGGATCCGGTCCCTCAGCGTCGGGGCGCTGATGCGCCGCGAGGTCGAGACCATGCGGGTCGACATGCCGCTCTGCGATTTTCTCGCCGCGCATCCGCTCGGTTCACCCTCGCGCGTGGTGCTGGTCGACGGGGAGGGCCGCTATGCCGGGATCGTGCTGGTGCCCGAGGCTCATGCCCTGGCAACGGCCAATGGCGAGGCCGCGCTGGCGGAGGCGATGCGCTACGCCGATGTCTTTCTCACCACGGAGATGAACGCCAAGCAGGCAGCCTCCGCCTTCGACGGTGCCGAGAGCGAAGCGTTGGCCGTCGTGGATCATCCGGTCTCGCGCCGGGTGGTCGGGCTGCTCACCGAGAGCCACACCCTCAAGCGCTACAGCGAGGAACTCGACCGGCAGCGGCGGTCGATCATGGGCGAAGCCGCCTGA
- a CDS encoding phasin, which produces MSNTPNYEVPAEMRDFAEKSVDQARKAFDSFIGAARKTADTVQGSAETARTSAHDVSARGFEFAEQNVNAAFDLAQKLVRSRDLQEAMQHQAEFVRSQFAAIQAQAKEFGGLAQSAMQQGAEKAKAAMQEGAENTRKAMEQGTEAARKAGADAEQAIRNANN; this is translated from the coding sequence ATGAGCAATACCCCGAACTATGAAGTGCCTGCCGAGATGCGTGATTTCGCCGAGAAGAGCGTCGACCAGGCGCGCAAGGCCTTCGATTCGTTCATCGGCGCCGCTCGCAAAACCGCCGACACCGTCCAGGGCTCGGCCGAGACGGCCCGCACCAGCGCGCATGACGTCTCCGCCCGCGGCTTCGAGTTCGCCGAGCAGAACGTGAACGCCGCTTTCGATCTGGCCCAGAAGCTGGTTCGCTCGCGCGACCTGCAGGAAGCCATGCAGCATCAGGCCGAGTTCGTTCGCAGCCAGTTCGCCGCGATCCAGGCCCAGGCCAAGGAGTTCGGCGGCCTCGCACAGAGTGCGATGCAGCAAGGCGCCGAGAAGGCCAAGGCCGCCATGCAGGAGGGCGCCGAGAACACCCGCAAGGCGATGGAGCAGGGTACGGAAGCGGCTCGCAAGGCCGGCGCCGATGCCGAGCAGGCCATCCGCAACGCAAACAACTGA
- a CDS encoding transglutaminase family protein yields the protein MKIRTGFDIAFESVQPTPMILELSVHPSRMPDVMTPHVITFNPPIPFQEYRDVYDNICTRIVTPLGRLDISADFTVYDTGLPDEYAPYAQQVDVQNLPSDVLVYLLGSRYCDTDKLSETAWSLFGGTMPGWSRVQAICDYVHDRIRFDYMLADATRTAWDGFMQRQGVCRDFAHLAVAFCRCMNIPARYCTGYLGDIGIPPVPDPMDFSAWFEVYLDGRWYTFDARHNTPRIGRIVMARGRDATDVAITTNFGYSHLARFDVHTDEVY from the coding sequence ATGAAGATCAGAACTGGGTTCGACATTGCCTTCGAATCGGTTCAGCCGACGCCCATGATCCTCGAACTGAGCGTGCACCCCTCTCGCATGCCGGACGTGATGACGCCGCATGTCATCACCTTCAATCCGCCGATCCCGTTCCAGGAGTACCGGGACGTCTACGACAACATCTGCACCCGCATCGTCACGCCCTTGGGCCGGCTCGACATCTCGGCGGATTTCACGGTCTACGATACGGGCTTGCCCGACGAATACGCTCCCTACGCGCAACAGGTCGACGTGCAGAACCTGCCGAGCGACGTGCTCGTCTACCTCCTCGGCAGCCGATATTGCGACACCGACAAGCTCTCCGAGACGGCGTGGTCACTGTTCGGCGGGACGATGCCGGGATGGTCGCGGGTCCAGGCGATCTGCGACTACGTCCATGACCGCATCCGCTTCGACTACATGTTGGCCGACGCGACACGGACGGCATGGGACGGCTTCATGCAGCGCCAGGGCGTCTGCCGCGACTTCGCGCATCTTGCCGTCGCCTTCTGCCGCTGCATGAACATCCCGGCGCGTTACTGCACCGGCTATCTCGGCGATATCGGCATCCCGCCCGTGCCGGACCCGATGGATTTCTCGGCCTGGTTCGAGGTCTATCTCGATGGCCGCTGGTACACGTTCGACGCCCGCCACAACACGCCGCGCATCGGCCGTATCGTCATGGCCCGTGGTCGCGATGCCACCGATGTCGCGATCACCACCAATTTCGGCTACTCGCATCTCGCCCGTTTCGACGTCCATACCGACGAGGTTTACTGA
- a CDS encoding L,D-transpeptidase translates to MKTLATAFAGMMGACLLVSTPVLAASSYDPFGTGGDDYYPETEYSQPSYNPYGYQGTVGQGAQAAPQAQVAPIPREIVSFRSEYKPGTVVVSTAERRLYFVMPNGEAIRYGVGVGRPGFTWSGTKTVTAKREWPSWTPPAAMIARRPDLPRYMAGGVENPLGARAMYIGNTEYRIHGSNEPDTIGQAVSSGCIRMTNDDVTDLYERVKVGAKVVVLN, encoded by the coding sequence ATGAAGACGTTGGCGACCGCATTTGCAGGCATGATGGGTGCCTGCCTCCTCGTTTCCACCCCCGTCCTCGCCGCCTCCTCCTACGATCCGTTCGGAACGGGCGGCGACGATTACTACCCCGAGACCGAGTACAGCCAGCCGTCGTACAATCCTTACGGCTATCAGGGCACGGTCGGTCAGGGTGCACAGGCCGCTCCCCAGGCTCAGGTCGCACCGATCCCGCGCGAGATCGTGAGCTTCCGCAGCGAGTACAAGCCGGGGACCGTCGTGGTCTCGACGGCCGAGCGTCGTCTCTACTTCGTGATGCCGAACGGCGAGGCCATCCGCTACGGCGTCGGCGTCGGCCGTCCCGGCTTCACATGGTCGGGCACCAAGACCGTCACCGCCAAGCGCGAATGGCCGTCATGGACGCCGCCGGCCGCGATGATCGCCCGCCGTCCCGACCTGCCGCGCTACATGGCAGGCGGTGTCGAGAACCCACTCGGCGCCCGCGCCATGTATATCGGCAATACCGAGTACCGGATTCACGGCTCCAACGAGCCCGACACGATCGGCCAGGCCGTCTCCTCCGGTTGCATCCGGATGACCAATGACGACGTCACGGATCTCTACGAGCGCGTGAAGGTCGGCGCCAAGGTCGTCGTCCTGAACTGA
- a CDS encoding transglutaminase family protein, with amino-acid sequence MPILSVRHITTYRYRQPVGLGEHRIMFRPRDSYDQRLLAATLKITPEPSSLRWLHDVFGNCVAVATFQGRASSLTFECSITLDHTPELAPEFPIAPHAAFYPFGYGADDMPDLSRSIEREHRDPKNEVDTWARSFIPPAGRISTQELLADMTRHVRRNFAYLARSEKGVQDPVTTLRLKRGSCRDFAVLMIEAVRALGMAARFVSGYLYNPRGDRDRHVGGGSTHAWVQVYLPGAGWIEFDPTNGIVGNRDLIRVAVARDPRQAVPLHGSFFGFPADDLGMSVSVEVDEVELSSLEHRTPDPMLVR; translated from the coding sequence GTGCCGATTCTGTCCGTCCGTCACATTACCACGTACCGCTATCGCCAGCCCGTGGGTTTGGGCGAGCACCGGATCATGTTCCGTCCCCGCGACAGCTACGACCAGCGCCTGCTCGCAGCGACCCTCAAGATAACACCGGAACCCTCGTCCCTGCGCTGGCTGCACGACGTGTTCGGCAATTGCGTCGCCGTGGCCACGTTCCAAGGTCGCGCCTCCTCGCTGACCTTCGAATGCTCGATCACCCTCGACCACACGCCTGAACTCGCGCCGGAATTCCCGATCGCACCGCACGCCGCCTTCTATCCCTTCGGCTACGGCGCCGACGACATGCCCGACCTCAGCCGCTCCATCGAGCGAGAGCATCGCGACCCGAAGAACGAGGTCGATACCTGGGCGCGCAGCTTCATTCCGCCGGCCGGCCGCATCAGCACGCAGGAGCTGCTGGCGGACATGACCCGGCATGTCCGGCGTAACTTCGCCTACCTCGCCCGCTCCGAGAAGGGCGTGCAGGATCCCGTCACCACCCTGCGCCTCAAGCGCGGAAGCTGTCGTGATTTCGCGGTGCTGATGATCGAGGCGGTCCGCGCCCTCGGCATGGCCGCCCGTTTCGTCTCCGGCTACCTCTACAACCCGCGCGGCGACCGCGACCGCCATGTCGGCGGCGGCTCGACCCATGCCTGGGTTCAGGTCTACCTGCCCGGCGCGGGATGGATCGAATTCGATCCCACCAACGGCATCGTCGGCAACCGCGACCTCATCCGCGTCGCCGTCGCGCGCGACCCGCGCCAGGCGGTGCCGCTGCATGGCTCCTTCTTCGGATTTCCGGCGGACGATCTCGGCATGTCCGTCAGCGTCGAGGTCGACGAAGTCGAACTGAGTTCTCTCGAGCACCGCACACCGGATCCAATGCTCGTGCGTTGA
- a CDS encoding transglycosylase SLT domain-containing protein, protein MRVQKVGSSRIAPPSRRFGAGGDAAKSSDALTLTNRVGRDHGSRPALTRSVFAMMLVAGGLSAVVLNGSGTGSFGSVVQSAQAMTELSMPKPRIHSAVPAVLDAAPTVLTASSAFAPIHDLDTEIGSNAVDRVSYDYLLTESAVGDPNDILEFGPMKIRRHLVQKIVRAAQAVQTDPVLLMAVADKESSFITEVQAKTSSATGLFQFIERTWLGVVRDFGPKYGLTQEAALVVSGDNGKPSITDAAERTRILELRRDPYLAALMAGEMLKRDAARIALRIGRELTLGEVYLAHFLGPDDAEEFLASVVDKPKSAAAQMLPGPARANRTIFFAAQRGRRKAASLSVAQVHEKFETMMSTRGARYRDVRSLSGVMAYADASAE, encoded by the coding sequence ATGCGGGTTCAGAAGGTCGGATCATCACGGATTGCCCCTCCCTCGCGCCGCTTCGGCGCCGGCGGTGATGCGGCGAAATCCTCCGATGCCCTGACTCTGACGAATCGGGTCGGGCGCGACCATGGCAGCCGCCCTGCCCTCACCCGCTCGGTCTTCGCGATGATGCTGGTCGCGGGCGGCCTGAGCGCCGTCGTCCTCAACGGCAGCGGCACCGGCAGCTTCGGCTCCGTAGTGCAATCGGCTCAGGCGATGACCGAGTTGTCGATGCCCAAGCCCAGGATTCACTCGGCGGTACCGGCGGTCCTCGACGCGGCGCCGACCGTCCTCACGGCCTCCTCGGCCTTCGCCCCGATCCACGACCTCGACACCGAAATCGGCTCGAATGCCGTCGATCGGGTGTCCTACGATTACCTGCTGACCGAGAGCGCCGTCGGCGATCCGAACGACATCCTCGAATTCGGGCCGATGAAGATCCGTCGCCACCTGGTTCAGAAGATCGTCCGCGCCGCTCAGGCGGTGCAGACCGACCCGGTCCTGCTGATGGCGGTGGCCGACAAGGAATCGAGCTTCATCACCGAGGTGCAGGCCAAGACCTCTTCGGCGACCGGGCTGTTCCAGTTCATCGAGCGGACCTGGCTCGGCGTCGTGCGCGATTTCGGCCCGAAATACGGCCTGACACAGGAAGCCGCCCTCGTTGTCTCCGGCGACAACGGCAAGCCGTCGATCACGGACGCCGCCGAGCGGACCCGCATCCTCGAATTGCGTCGCGACCCCTATCTCGCCGCCCTGATGGCGGGCGAGATGCTCAAGCGCGATGCGGCCCGCATCGCACTCCGCATCGGCCGCGAACTCACCCTCGGCGAAGTCTACCTCGCTCACTTCCTCGGCCCGGACGATGCCGAGGAGTTCCTCGCCAGCGTGGTCGACAAGCCGAAATCCGCCGCGGCCCAGATGCTGCCGGGTCCGGCGCGCGCCAACCGCACCATCTTCTTCGCGGCACAGCGCGGTCGTCGCAAGGCGGCGAGCCTGTCGGTGGCCCAGGTCCACGAGAAGTTCGAGACCATGATGAGCACCCGCGGCGCCCGCTACCGCGACGTCCGCTCGCTCTCGGGCGTCATGGCCTATGCCGACGCGTCTGCGGAATAA